In the genome of Deinococcus deserti VCD115, one region contains:
- a CDS encoding response regulator transcription factor: MIRVLLVDDHALFRQGLRSLLESEGMRVIGEASNGREAIRYAADTHPDVILMDIQMPELDGVKATQSILEIDPNARVIMITMYRQDRYVFEAVKAGARGYILKDADAATLIDAITRVAAGEALLDADMAQNVLDDFRDKREELPSEKHADLNERETMILKLLAQGFSNQDIALRLDISEKTVRNRLSEIFTKLQLNNRTQAALYAIREGIANLE, translated from the coding sequence ATGATTCGAGTGCTGCTTGTCGATGACCATGCCCTGTTCCGTCAGGGGCTCAGAAGCCTGCTGGAGTCCGAGGGCATGCGCGTGATCGGCGAGGCCTCCAATGGCCGTGAAGCGATCCGTTACGCCGCGGATACCCACCCCGACGTGATCCTGATGGATATCCAGATGCCCGAGCTCGATGGTGTCAAGGCCACCCAGAGCATCCTGGAAATCGACCCGAATGCCCGGGTGATCATGATCACCATGTACCGCCAGGACCGCTATGTGTTCGAGGCCGTGAAGGCTGGAGCCCGCGGATACATTCTCAAAGACGCCGACGCGGCCACCCTGATCGACGCGATTACCCGGGTCGCTGCGGGCGAGGCCCTGCTTGACGCGGACATGGCCCAGAACGTTCTCGACGATTTCCGTGACAAGCGCGAGGAACTGCCCAGCGAGAAACACGCGGACCTCAACGAGCGTGAGACCATGATTCTCAAGCTGCTGGCCCAGGGCTTTTCCAACCAGGATATTGCTCTCAGACTGGACATCAGCGAGAAGACCGTGCGCAACCGTCTCTCGGAGATTTTCACCAAACTGCAGCTCAACAACCGCACCCAGGCGGCGCTGTACGCCATCCGGGAGGGCATCGCCAACCTTGAGTAA